Part of the Atribacteraceae bacterium genome, TGTTTTATCCAGGAACTCCGACAGCTTCAGGAAGGTAAGCGGACTAACGACGTGCTCGATGCGACAGGCGTCTTTTTCCGCGGTCTCGGGATCCACTCCCAGCAGTTCAACCAAAAAGCGGTAGACAACGCGATGCTTTTCCAGAACTTGTCGCGCTTGTTCCCGTCCCCGTCGGGTCAATTCCACCGGCCCGTATTTCGCCTGTTTCAGGTAGCCGATTTTGACCAGATCGCGGGCGGCCTGGTGGACGCTGGGCTTGGTAAAGCCCAGGTGATCGGCAATATCGGTGATTCTGACCGCTCCTTTTTCCCCGGCCAACTCCAGGATGGTTTCCAGGTAATCCTGTAAAGAAGGAGAAATACGCCCTTGGGTGGCCATACCGGCTCCTTATTAGTTCTACCTAATTAGCTTAGTTTCAACGAAGGGTAATCTACCATTTAGCCTTACTGGTTGTCAATAGGTTGTAGAAAATATTTTATGAAGGAATGAATTTGTCAAGGTGTATCCCGGCAAAAAAAATCAATGATGGTGGATTGCTTTTTGAGATGAGTTAGAGTATCCTATTAACACAATATGTTGTATGTTTCTTGAAATAATGTCCATATATAGTAGGTAAACGGTATGTACTGTCCCTATTGCAACGAAGCGGATTCCCGGGTGATCGACTCTCGGGTGACCGAAGGTGGCAGCGGCGTCCGGCGGAGAAGGGAATGCTCGGCCTGTAGCCGCCGGTTTACTACCTTCGAGCGTCACGAGCGGGAACCGCTGGTCGTGGTGAAAAAAACCGGCCAACGAGAGATTTTTGACCGGGGGAAAATTTTGAAAGGCATGCTCAAGGCCTGTGAAAAACGGCCGGTGCCCATCGAAACGCTCGAATCGCTGACCGGAGAAATCGAGCAGGCAGTCCGGGAAGAGGGATACGACGAAGTTCCCTCTTCCCGGATCGGTGAAAAAGTTATGGAAAAGCTCAAAGGGATCGACCAGGTGGCTTATGTACGGTTTGCCTCGGTCTATCGGGAGTTCCGGGATGTCGACCAGTTCATCGATGTTCTGGCCACATTGAAAAATCAACAGGAAAAA contains:
- a CDS encoding metal-dependent transcriptional regulator — its product is MATQGRISPSLQDYLETILELAGEKGAVRITDIADHLGFTKPSVHQAARDLVKIGYLKQAKYGPVELTRRGREQARQVLEKHRVVYRFLVELLGVDPETAEKDACRIEHVVSPLTFLKLSEFLDKTDVNKTEEKSP
- the nrdR gene encoding transcriptional regulator NrdR — translated: MYCPYCNEADSRVIDSRVTEGGSGVRRRRECSACSRRFTTFERHEREPLVVVKKTGQREIFDRGKILKGMLKACEKRPVPIETLESLTGEIEQAVREEGYDEVPSSRIGEKVMEKLKGIDQVAYVRFASVYREFRDVDQFIDVLATLKNQQEKL